A window of Ipomoea triloba cultivar NCNSP0323 chromosome 2, ASM357664v1 contains these coding sequences:
- the LOC116009707 gene encoding pentatricopeptide repeat-containing protein At1g18485: MAVVAPPLSPHYPRYHQRPPFTRLSHSIVTLPTSPSATLSKSTPLSASSTSEASQFSLPREINRLCESQNPAEALSFLQENLNNGVFDSTQKAEAMGALLHACGNEKDLETGRKAYEMICASALLRNNCILNTQLITMYSMCESPLDSRAVFDSLQSRNLYQWNALVSGYTKNGLWCDAVLLFIELIVSAEHRPDNFTFPCVIKACGWLCDVGLGETVHGMAIKMGFAADAYACNALIAMYGKFGFVSEAAVMFDKMPQRNLVSWNSMISAFSVNGRFLQCFDLFRRMLMAKEVLIPDVATLVSILPVCTEEGEVEMGKQIHTFTVKLGLNEELTVNNSLLDMYSKFGCSGEARILFEKNECKNVVSWNSMIADYSREGDVKGTFCLVRDMQSLGDGVKVDEVTILNALPVCLEESELVRVKELHGFSIRHGLESHELLANAFIMAYAKCGSLTSAKHVFVGMENKTVSSWNALIGGYAQNGDPSESFRLYRKMIGLGFHPDCFTISSLLLACAGPKLLQYGKQIHGAVLRTGLETDPSIFVSLLSLYFNCGNPLYAQILFNRTEYTSSVSWNVMIAGYLQNGQADEALRTFHELVSRRVQPDEIAVTSALAACSKLSALQLGKEIHCFALKAKYTDDSLVRCSIMDMYAKCGLIGLSEIVFKHSVLKDVASWTVLISGCAVHGLGMKAIKLFQEMQEFGLKPNSSTITAILMACSHAGLMEEGLKYFGEMQTLYGVRPKLEHYSCVIDMLGRAGRFAEALSLVNHMPVQPDTGIWSSLLSSCIFHGELDLGKNVAEKLLDLEPNRAETYVLVSNLYAESGNWNDVRRLRRMIKERNLQKDIGCSYIEVGGKFHNFVVGNNILSES; the protein is encoded by the coding sequence ATGGCTGTGGTGGCGCCACCGCTCTCCCCCCACTACCCTCGCTACCATCAACGCCCTCCGTTCACCAGGCTTTCTCATAGCATAGTAACTCTTCCTACTTCCCCTTCAGCAACTCTCTCAAAATCGACACCTCTTTCAGCTTCTTCTACTTCAGAAGCCTCTCAGTTCAGTCTCCCCCGTGAGATAAATCGACTCTGTGAATCTCAAAACCCAGCAGAAGCCTTGAGCTTTTTGCAAGAGAATCTCAACAATGGCGTCTTTGACTCGACTCAAAAGGCCGAGGCCATGGGTGCGCTGTTGCATGCCTGCGGTAACGAGAAGGACCTCGAAACTGGGCGTAAGGCGTATGAAATGATCTGCGCATCGGCCTTGCTCAGGAATAACTGTATTCTCAATACTCAGCTCATCACAATGTACTCAATGTGCGAGTCTCCTTTAGATTCTCGTGCGGTTTTCGATAGTTTGCAGAGCAGAAATTTGTATCAGTGGAATGCTCTTGTGAGTGGATACACAAAAAATGGGCTGTGGTGTGATGCTGTTTTGCTGTTTATTGAGCTGATAGTAAGTGCAGAACATCGGCCTGATAATTTCACGTTTCCGTGTGTGATTAAGGCTTGTGGATGGCTTTGCGATGTGGGGTTGGGAGAAACTGTTCATGGGATGGCAATAAAGATGGGTTTCGCAGCTGATGCGTATGCTTGTAATGCCTTAATAGCAATGTATGGGAAGTTTGGGTTTGTTTCCGAGGCCGCAGTgatgttcgataaaatgcctcagaGGAACTTGGTTTCATGGAATTCAATGATATCTGCTTTTTCAGTTAATGGGCGTTTCCTACAATGTTTTGATCTTTTCAGGAGAATGTTAATGGCAAAGGAAGTTTTGATTCCGGATGTTGCTACATTAGTGAGTATATTACCAGTTTGTACCGAGGAAGGAGAAGTTGAAATGGGAAAACAGATTCATACTTTTACTGTGAAATTGGGTTTGAATGAGGAGTTAACAGTGAATAATTCCTTATTAGATATGTACAGTAAATTTGGGTGCTCAGGTGAAGCCAGGAttctttttgagaaaaatgagtGCAAAAATGTAGTTTCTTGGAATTCAATGATCGCGGATTATTCTAGGGAAGGAGATGTTAAGGGAACATTTTGTCTAGTGAGGGATATGCAAAGCCTTGGTGATGGAGTAAAGGTTGATGAGGTTACTATATTGAACGCTTTGCCCGTTTGTTTAGAGGAGTCGGAGCTGGTGAGAGTTAAGGAACTACATGGGTTCTCCATTAGGCATGGGCTAGAGAGTCATGAATTGTTAGCAAATGCTTTTATTATGGCTTATGCGAAATGCGGTTCTCTGACTTCTGCAAAGCATGTCTTCGTTGGCATGGAAAACAAGACAGTCAGCTCTTGGAATGCTCTTATAGGTGGCTATGCACAAAATGGAGATCCATCTGAATCTTTCAGACTGTATCGAAAAATGATAGGTTTAGGTTTTCATCCAGACTGTTTTACCATTAGTAGCCTTCTTTTAGCTTGTGCTGGGCCGAAATTGCTACAATATGGTAAACAGATACATGGGGCTGTGCTTAGGACTGGCTTAGAAACAGATCCGTCTatttttgtttcattacttTCGCTTTATTTTAACTGTGGAAATCCATTGTATGCACAAATTCTATTCAACAGGACAGAATATACAAGTTCAGTGTCGTGGAATGTAATGATTGCTGGTTATTTGCAGAATGGTCAAGCGGATGAAGCCTTACGCACCTTCCATGAATTGGTGTCTCGTAGGGTCCAACCCGATGAAATTGCAGTAACAAGTGCTTTAGCAGCTTGCTCAAAGTTATCAGCTTTGCAGCTGGGCAAGGAAATTCATTGCTTTGCATTAAAGGCTAAATATACTGATGATTCTCTTGTCCGCTGCTCGATTATGGACATGTATGCCAAATGTGGGCTAATAGGATTATCAGAAATTGTTTTCAAGCATTCAGTACTAAAAGATGTTGCATCGTGGACAGTCTTGATTTCAGGATGTGCAGTTCATGGACTTGGTATGAAGGCTATTAAGCTATTTCAGGAAATGCAAGAATTTGGTCTGAAGCCTAATAGCTCTACAATTACTGCTATTTTAATGGCATGTAGCCATGCTGGGCTCATGGAAGAAGGTCTGAAATATTTTGGCGAGATGCAGACTTTGTATGGTGTAAGACCTAAATTGGAGCACTATTCATGTGTGATCGACATGCTGGGTCGTGCAGGACGATTTGCTGAGGCATTAAGTCTTGTAAACCATATGCCCGTGCAACCGGATACTGGGATTTGGAGCTCGTTGCTAAGTTCCTGCATCTTTCATGGTGAGTTGGATTTGGGAAAAAATGTTGCTGAGAAATTGTTAGATTTGGAGCCAAATAGAGCAGAAACTTATGTGTTGGTCTCAAACTTATATGCTGAATCTGGGAACTGGAATGATGTAAGAAGGTTGAGAAGGATGATTAAAGAAAGAAACCTGCAAAAGGATATTggctgcagttatatcgaagtTGGAggaaaatttcataattttgtaGTTGGTAACAATATACTTTCTGAATCTTAA